CCCCCATTCTGTCACTGGCCGCAGAAAAACTGCCTGCATTCACCACCGCGATGAACAATTTCGTTGCGTTAAAGTCCACTTTACTTTCCATATTTGGAAATCATGTGTTCATTTTTGGTGATTCCATTCCATTTTGCAAAGGGTAATATTTCACCTGTCTGATTTTTACCAAGGTTGAATAATGAATAACCGCATCACTGAACGTTTGCATATCCGCTATCCGTTCATACAGGCCCCCTTGTATTTTCTGACCAATGCTGAACTCGTCGCTGCCGTTTCAAACGCCGGGGGCTGGGCACGCTGGGGCCACACGCCGGGCAAGACAGCCTGCCCGGCTCGCGTTATGTCGCACTGGATCGCATGCGCGAGGAGATCAGAAAAGTAAAAAAACTGACGGAGAACCCTTTTGCCGCAACGTTAATTAACGGACCTGATATGAGCTTCTGGCGAGCAACCGCAGAAATGCTGGTTGAAGAAGGCGTGGAGGTGGTACTGATCAATGAAGTGCTGGACGCTGAAATATATGACTTTTTTAAAAGTCACCGCATAAAAATGCTTTACCGTGCCCTGACGCCCACTATCGCCAATTCACAAGAGGCAGAGAAATTAGGGGCCGACATCATCATTGCAACCGGTTTTGACGAAGGGGGCACCGTGCCATCCCGCGTGACGGGGACGTTCAGTATCGTGCCAATGATCGCGGATAGCGTAAAAATCCCGGTCGTTGCCGCCGGCGGTATAGCTGATGTGCGGGGTGTGCGTGCCGCCATGGCATTGGGGGCGGAAGGAGTATTTGCCGGCAGCCTGTTTTTGACGGCCCAGGAAAACCCCGCAGATGAGAAAGTCAAACGCCTGATTGTAGAGTCGAGCGCTGAAGATCTGCTGCTTTTCCGTACGCTGCCGGCGTATTACCGCACCCTGCCCACCACTCTGAGCCCGAAACTGGCAGAATTAGAAGCGCAGGGCACCGACCGTGAAACCATGTTTAAGGTAATGAACGGATACCACTCTTTGTGGCAGGCCATGCGGCTCGGCAATTTTGATCAAGGGGTCGTCTCCACAGGCACGGGTATTTCCGTCATCAAATCGGTTCGTCCGGCCGCAGAAATCGTTTCCGATCTTATGCAAGACTTTTAAGGCAGCGTCCGCTTTGCGAAAAGCGGGCCTTTACGCTCCCTCACATCGCCAGCATTGAGCCGTCTCACCACTATTCAGGCGCCTGGCTAAACGGCTCGACTCACACTCAGAATACCGGCACGCCCAGCCCCCGCTTCACTTCCTGTAAGGTGCGCTGCGTGACGTCATGCGCCCGCTCGCTGCCCTGTTTCAACAGTGCCATAAGCATGCCTTTGTCCTGAATATAAGTCGCACGCCGCTCGCGCATAGGGGCAATCAGCTCCTGCAAACACGTCTCCAGCTCATTTTTGCATGCCCGATCCCCCAGTCCGCCCCGTTGATAATGCGCTTTCATCTCTGCGACTTTCGCTTTATCCGTGTGAAACGCATCCAGATAGGTGAATACCATATTGCCGGTTATCTGCCCCGGATCGGTCACCTTTAGGTGTTTTTCGTCGGTGTACATTGCGCTAACCGCGCGGTGGATGGTCTCCTCGCTGGCGGAAAGAAGCAAAGTATTGCCCAGCGACTTGGACATTTTGGCGTTGCCGTCGATCCCCGGCAGGCGGCCGGTGTCGCTCAACATGGCCTTGCAGTGGCGCAATACCGGTTCGGGAAACAGGCTGTTCATCTTATGCACGATTTCGTTGGTCTGTTCGATCATCGGTAATTGATCATCACCGACGGGAACCCTGCTGGCCTTGAAGGCGGTAATATCCGCCGCCTGACTGATGGGATAGACCAGAAAGCCGACCGGTAATGAACGGGCAAAACCTTTCTGTGCAATCTCATTTTTTACCGTTGGATTGCGCTCCACGCGCGCCACGGTAACGATGTTCATATAAAGCGCGGTCAGTTCGGCAAGGGCGGGCAGCGCGGATTGCAGACAAATGGTCGTCAGCGAGGGATCGATACCCGCAGCGAGATAATCGGCCAGCACTTCGGGAATATTGTCCCGAATTTTTTGCGGATTGCTGCCATTATCTGTCAGCCCCTGGAGGTCGGCGATCAACACAAACTGTTGATAATCATGTTGCAGGGCCACACGCTGGCGCAGCGAGCCGACAAAGTGGCCCAGATGCAGCGGGCCGGTTGGGCGATCGCCGGTAAGAATAATGGTTTGGTCATTCATATAAGACTCCTTAAGCCTCAGGCCGAAAAGGGGTCTTATCAAAGCAAATAACCGCCCTTTCGGCGGTTATTTGAAAATGGGGAATACACATTCAGGCCGCCTTTAA
The nucleotide sequence above comes from Serratia rhizosphaerae. Encoded proteins:
- a CDS encoding NAD(P)H-dependent flavin oxidoreductase yields the protein MREEIRKVKKLTENPFAATLINGPDMSFWRATAEMLVEEGVEVVLINEVLDAEIYDFFKSHRIKMLYRALTPTIANSQEAEKLGADIIIATGFDEGGTVPSRVTGTFSIVPMIADSVKIPVVAAGGIADVRGVRAAMALGAEGVFAGSLFLTAQENPADEKVKRLIVESSAEDLLLFRTLPAYYRTLPTTLSPKLAELEAQGTDRETMFKVMNGYHSLWQAMRLGNFDQGVVSTGTGISVIKSVRPAAEIVSDLMQDF
- the trpS gene encoding tryptophan--tRNA ligase, which encodes MNDQTIILTGDRPTGPLHLGHFVGSLRQRVALQHDYQQFVLIADLQGLTDNGSNPQKIRDNIPEVLADYLAAGIDPSLTTICLQSALPALAELTALYMNIVTVARVERNPTVKNEIAQKGFARSLPVGFLVYPISQAADITAFKASRVPVGDDQLPMIEQTNEIVHKMNSLFPEPVLRHCKAMLSDTGRLPGIDGNAKMSKSLGNTLLLSASEETIHRAVSAMYTDEKHLKVTDPGQITGNMVFTYLDAFHTDKAKVAEMKAHYQRGGLGDRACKNELETCLQELIAPMRERRATYIQDKGMLMALLKQGSERAHDVTQRTLQEVKRGLGVPVF